The sequence TGTCGACCTTGGTGCATgggatcaatttttattttcagcatAGAATTTGTGCTTATTTTTCTTCGACCCTGGATATGAATATTCCTAGGCACTCATTTTCGGAAAACGAATAATCTACTTCTCAAGTGCAATTATATTATCGATACCTGATCAGAAAGTAATTGATAATTTCTTGTGATGTTTCAAAATACCGTTTGCTTGAACTTTCACTGTTGTTTATTTAACCAATATATCGATTTTCCTCCAATAAtgggattttttttatattgataTGGCGCTGTGCATACTCTTAATTTTCTATGCATGGCTGCCACCTGTTAATTTTGTTCAAATTTTGACgaattctgataaaaaaaatttcctctaataaaaaacaaaaaaataccaTTCATGATTTCATTCACTTCTCTGAAAATAGTTTTACAGGTAACTTTAATTGCTCGAGGAGATGTACCATTGTCTATAGTAATGACAGTTTGTACCACCCTTGGAGCAGTAATTCTTACACCACTTTTGACTAAGATTCTTGCTGGAGCCTACGTTCCAATCGATGCTTCTAAACTCTCCATCAGTACCTTACAGGTGAGATTACCATTTCCCACGATAaacttttcattttatttttccatgttatttcaaatgatttatgttttttttttgtttaggtGGTGGTTGCTCCTGTTCTGCTAGGATCCTGGCTACAAAGCACATTTCCTCAAGCTGTGAAAATGGGGATTCCCTTTGCTCCTCTGCTAGCTGTCTTAGCATCCTCACTCCTTGCTTCCAGGTCTGAATTTTTGCCGTTATTTTATTGAAAACTCATTTCTGTGGATAGTTTCTATAGAACAAAGATGCTGCTATCGAGGATAATATTCATAGGATTAAATGGCTGCCGGTGAATCAAAATCGATAACTGTTAGTCTCGAATATTTTTAAACCATACAATAGTCCAAACAccatgtttcaattattatgttgcatttatAATGGCAATTGTTGCTGGATCTATGTTTTCTCATCCTCTCTTCTAGAATTGCTTTCTGAATTGCTGCTTTGGTTTTTCAGCGTTTTCTCGGAAAATGTCGTTCGTCtgaagtcttcattaattgctaCATCGCTGCCATCTGATGCTTCTCTGTTGCTTCGTGTTCAAACAATACTCTCTAGTGAGTTGGGGGTTGTGGTACTCTCAGTACTATTGCTACATTTGGCAGGTTTCTTTGTGGGGTAAGATATTCTTTTCTTTCCTGTTGCTGCTTATCCCACATTAAATTTTTACTTCGCCACTTTGGTTTGATTGAATCGTTTGCTTGGTATGGTAAAAGAGATCCCAATTCCATTTCTTATTAAGTGGAAGTGACTGAGTGTTAAATTCATCCACACAATGAAAAATATATGAATCTTCGAGGTTCCTTTGCAGGTATTTAGCTGCTACTTTTAGTGGATTTAAGGAGCCACAACGGCGTGCCATTTCCATAGAAGTAAGATTTCTCAAATAAGCTAATTCTATATAACCAAAAGACAATGTTTCGACTATTATTCAGTTTAAAATATCTGCAGCAAACCTTTTATCATTAGCTGTTCGGGCATAGCTTGTACTGTTCACAAAAGATTTTGATCAGCACTTCTTGTGCTTACATGGATGAAAAATTCTGTTGGGATAATTTACTAATTTAGTCACTGCTCGTCGCAGGTTGGTATGCAAAATTCGTCGTTGGGAGTGGTTTTAGCGACGTCCCATTTTGCATCATCATTGGTCGCGTTACCTTCAGCTATGTCCGCTGTACTGATGAATATAATGGGCAGCAGTTTGGGTTATTTTTGGATGTACAATGATCCTTCTGATCCAAAGGAAGTGGCTCAAAAGTGACAAAGACATGGAGGCAAATTGTATAGCTTAAGGCCAAATTCTTTGTTggagaagaaaaataaaattgagaaCAAAATTTTATAGATGTGTTTCCAGTTGAAGGGGATGATTGTTCTTCGTCGTTCTCGGTTTCGACCGCGCACCTTCGATCAGCAATGGATTCCAAATCTCCAGCCGGTGGTTGTATCATTTCTTATAGCTTcaatggatttgttatgataTAAGATTTGAAATTATTAGCTTCAAATCCATCTATCAAGATACAACCTAAATATGAACTATTTTACGAAAATTAGAAATCGAATTGTaggacaaaaaataaataaacaaggaGAGAAGAGAGAAGAGATATCAAATTGTAACACTTCGCTTCTCAAGTATAGAAAGTTTTACagagtaaaaaaatatattttcaaattggTTATTTCATAAAATCGAAATAACCAGTATTTTGAAAATGATCAAGAAATCCTCTAACTTGTACGTAGGTAGGGCATTCCAAGAAATTCTCCAAAATTCAAGTaattttattttcgaaaattattaactaattttttttgttctggGAATAGACATGTCAAATTTCATTATTTCAAAATAAGTTATACACCTGTTGGTTGCCCAATCCCTTATATAAAATAGGTAGTTTCTTGAATTGACAAATTCTCAACCGCCAAATTATACGTAAAATTGACCAATTAGATACGGGATGTTATCTAAGATATGTAATTTGGATTGGTATTTTC comes from Henckelia pumila isolate YLH828 chromosome 4, ASM3356847v2, whole genome shotgun sequence and encodes:
- the LOC140866320 gene encoding probable sodium/metabolite cotransporter BASS2, chloroplastic; translated protein: MAASLCLRAFISCPKQSNSWIPPYKPIIPMNVSARPNCLNSRFAVKCSVSENFEGSEAANAAVLEKPIWENWLATAASLYPLYVTVGGLVACFKPSVFSWFVGRAPTSYSLTLGFIMLAMGITLELKDLVNLFMQRPFSILYGCAAQYTIMPAFGFIVSKILGLSASLSVGLILLGSCPGGTASNVVTLIARGDVPLSIVMTVCTTLGAVILTPLLTKILAGAYVPIDASKLSISTLQVVVAPVLLGSWLQSTFPQAVKMGIPFAPLLAVLASSLLASSVFSENVVRLKSSLIATSLPSDASLLLRVQTILSSELGVVVLSVLLLHLAGFFVGYLAATFSGFKEPQRRAISIEVGMQNSSLGVVLATSHFASSLVALPSAMSAVLMNIMGSSLGYFWMYNDPSDPKEVAQK